The Myxocyprinus asiaticus isolate MX2 ecotype Aquarium Trade chromosome 31, UBuf_Myxa_2, whole genome shotgun sequence genome has a segment encoding these proteins:
- the LOC127422380 gene encoding uncharacterized protein LOC127422380 isoform X1: protein MLKMQTNNVVRVKFKDSKKYIFSPTPFTFQMFLECVVCLPSVAKKFDLPTMDVKVFDDSKTEVDEEAFEYLLTRPDLGVLEIFIPGTASFDDSLSSSSLGDAGGTSESDDTAMLIRSPPEKNRAEERRLAQMVEDILKSSPGGEKVINEYARTKSLSDGRRRDVVEILVAHLTNEHGTSPSRRLKEEYAKGIISLFPYLADPRSKLGYEHYYNAEDGSGYLAWRIKTLQKEGSEGRMKRPRQPQTGGPTADRDPYKEDSWLNDERQCQEAIALMKHTGDEAVVKEKMRLTLAYRQKMLHDPKEAPDILSIFLRFMDIPGLIDQDFGLLFGDATSAKLLEKWSTNIKPQVIAQSRGLTQTSELQDLIQNAEATEVEEGWDSDMSSILMLVHLLPPSSQGRKRPGKISARQACDCLVKFIKTGTSIQGHLDSIGESLQPYLLVVGPKRSRVQSCFIVIDQHALPCKASNSLACVDELFKAHFVFGTSYCQELTNVYSFLQTTVYDIDVETTKVNPRVAELRARMLQ from the exons ATGTTAAA GATGCAAACCAACAATGTTGTCAGAGTGAAGTTCAAAGAtagcaagaaatatattttttctccaaCACCTTTTACATTTCAGATGTTTTTGGAATGTG TGGTTTGTCTTCCTTCAGTTGCCAAGAAATTTGATCTTCCTACAATGGACGTTAAAGTCTTTGATGACTCGAAGACAGAAGTTGATGAGGAAGCATTTGAATATCTGCTGACACGACCAGACCTTGGTGTTCTAGAAATTTTCATCCCAGGCACAGCAAGTTTTGATG ATTCTTTAAGCTCAAGCTCATTAGGAGATGCTGGGGGCACATCAGAGTCTGATGACACAGCAATGTTGATTAGAAGTCCTCCTGAAAAAAATCGAGCTGAGGAACGTCGTCTTGCCCAA ATGGTCGAAGATATCCTAAAGAGCAGCCCTGGAGGCGAGAAGGTCATAAATGAATACGCTCGCACTAAAAGTCTGTCAGATGGCAGAAGACGTGACGTGGTGGAAATCTTGGTAGCACATTTGACAAATGAACATGG aacaagcCCTTCCCGACGTTTGAAGGAAGAATATGCGAAGGGAATCATCTCCCTATTCCCATACTTGGCTGACCCCAGGAGCAAACTTGGTTAT GAGCATTATTACAATGCAGAAGATGGAAGTGGATATTTGGCATGGAGAATTAAAACGCTGCAGAAAGAAGGATCAGAGGGACGGATGAAACGCCCACGGCAACCACAGACAG GTGGGCCAACTGCTGACAGGGATCCCTACAAAGAAGACAGCTGGTTGAATGATGAACGTCAGTGTCAGGAAGCAATTGCCCTGATGAAGCATACAGGTGATGAGGCAGTGGTAAAGGAAAAGATGAGGTTAACACTGGCCTATCGCCAGAAGATGCTGCACGACCCTAAAGAGGCACCTGATATTCTATCCATTTTCCTGCGATTCATGGATATACCAGGCTTG ATTGATCAAGATTTTGGACTTCTATTTGGTGATGCGACCTCTGCAAAGTTGTTGGAGAAGTGGTCTACCAACATAAAACCACAGGTTATTGCACAGAGCCGTGGCCTCACACAGACTAGTGAGCTCCAAGACCTCATCCAAAATGCTGAAGCCACTGAAGTTGAAGAAG GTTGGGACAGCGATATGTCTTCCATTCTGATGCTGGTTCACCTTTTGCCACCCTCAAGTCAAGGCCGCAAAAGACCGGGAAAAATCTCAGCTAGACAAGCATGTGATTGTCTTGTGAAATTCATCAAG ACCGGAACCAGTATCCAAGGGCACTTGGATAGCATTGGAGAGAGTCTCCAGCCATATCTACTTGTTGTTGGGCCGAAGAGAAGTAGGGTCCAGTCTTGTTTTATTGTAATTGACCAACATGCTCTACCCTGTAAGGCCTCTAATTCACTGGCCTGTGTTGATGAGCTTTTCAAAGCTCACTTTGTCTTTGGCACCTCATACTGTCAGGAATTGACCAATGTGTATAGCTTTCTGCAAACCACTGTCTATGACATAGATGTTGAAACCACCAAGGTGAATCCCAGAGTGGCTGAGTTGAGAGCTAGAATGCTCCAGTGA
- the LOC127422380 gene encoding uncharacterized protein LOC127422380 isoform X2 yields MLKMQTNNVVRVKFKDSKKYIFSPTPFTFQMFLECVAKKFDLPTMDVKVFDDSKTEVDEEAFEYLLTRPDLGVLEIFIPGTASFDDSLSSSSLGDAGGTSESDDTAMLIRSPPEKNRAEERRLAQMVEDILKSSPGGEKVINEYARTKSLSDGRRRDVVEILVAHLTNEHGTSPSRRLKEEYAKGIISLFPYLADPRSKLGYEHYYNAEDGSGYLAWRIKTLQKEGSEGRMKRPRQPQTGGPTADRDPYKEDSWLNDERQCQEAIALMKHTGDEAVVKEKMRLTLAYRQKMLHDPKEAPDILSIFLRFMDIPGLIDQDFGLLFGDATSAKLLEKWSTNIKPQVIAQSRGLTQTSELQDLIQNAEATEVEEGWDSDMSSILMLVHLLPPSSQGRKRPGKISARQACDCLVKFIKTGTSIQGHLDSIGESLQPYLLVVGPKRSRVQSCFIVIDQHALPCKASNSLACVDELFKAHFVFGTSYCQELTNVYSFLQTTVYDIDVETTKVNPRVAELRARMLQ; encoded by the exons ATGTTAAA GATGCAAACCAACAATGTTGTCAGAGTGAAGTTCAAAGAtagcaagaaatatattttttctccaaCACCTTTTACATTTCAGATGTTTTTGGAATGTG TTGCCAAGAAATTTGATCTTCCTACAATGGACGTTAAAGTCTTTGATGACTCGAAGACAGAAGTTGATGAGGAAGCATTTGAATATCTGCTGACACGACCAGACCTTGGTGTTCTAGAAATTTTCATCCCAGGCACAGCAAGTTTTGATG ATTCTTTAAGCTCAAGCTCATTAGGAGATGCTGGGGGCACATCAGAGTCTGATGACACAGCAATGTTGATTAGAAGTCCTCCTGAAAAAAATCGAGCTGAGGAACGTCGTCTTGCCCAA ATGGTCGAAGATATCCTAAAGAGCAGCCCTGGAGGCGAGAAGGTCATAAATGAATACGCTCGCACTAAAAGTCTGTCAGATGGCAGAAGACGTGACGTGGTGGAAATCTTGGTAGCACATTTGACAAATGAACATGG aacaagcCCTTCCCGACGTTTGAAGGAAGAATATGCGAAGGGAATCATCTCCCTATTCCCATACTTGGCTGACCCCAGGAGCAAACTTGGTTAT GAGCATTATTACAATGCAGAAGATGGAAGTGGATATTTGGCATGGAGAATTAAAACGCTGCAGAAAGAAGGATCAGAGGGACGGATGAAACGCCCACGGCAACCACAGACAG GTGGGCCAACTGCTGACAGGGATCCCTACAAAGAAGACAGCTGGTTGAATGATGAACGTCAGTGTCAGGAAGCAATTGCCCTGATGAAGCATACAGGTGATGAGGCAGTGGTAAAGGAAAAGATGAGGTTAACACTGGCCTATCGCCAGAAGATGCTGCACGACCCTAAAGAGGCACCTGATATTCTATCCATTTTCCTGCGATTCATGGATATACCAGGCTTG ATTGATCAAGATTTTGGACTTCTATTTGGTGATGCGACCTCTGCAAAGTTGTTGGAGAAGTGGTCTACCAACATAAAACCACAGGTTATTGCACAGAGCCGTGGCCTCACACAGACTAGTGAGCTCCAAGACCTCATCCAAAATGCTGAAGCCACTGAAGTTGAAGAAG GTTGGGACAGCGATATGTCTTCCATTCTGATGCTGGTTCACCTTTTGCCACCCTCAAGTCAAGGCCGCAAAAGACCGGGAAAAATCTCAGCTAGACAAGCATGTGATTGTCTTGTGAAATTCATCAAG ACCGGAACCAGTATCCAAGGGCACTTGGATAGCATTGGAGAGAGTCTCCAGCCATATCTACTTGTTGTTGGGCCGAAGAGAAGTAGGGTCCAGTCTTGTTTTATTGTAATTGACCAACATGCTCTACCCTGTAAGGCCTCTAATTCACTGGCCTGTGTTGATGAGCTTTTCAAAGCTCACTTTGTCTTTGGCACCTCATACTGTCAGGAATTGACCAATGTGTATAGCTTTCTGCAAACCACTGTCTATGACATAGATGTTGAAACCACCAAGGTGAATCCCAGAGTGGCTGAGTTGAGAGCTAGAATGCTCCAGTGA